The following is a genomic window from Dehalococcoidales bacterium.
CAAGATTAACCCGTCCAGCGGTAAGGTCCAGGTATGGGCGGAGAAAGCTGTCGTTGAAAAACCTGTGGATAGTCGTAGTGAGGTATCGTTAACTGAGGCTCGCCGTATCAAGCCGGATGCGGAGATTGGGGATGTGGTTGTAGTGGAAGCCACTCCGCATAATGCCGGGCGTATTGCCGCTCAAACCGCCAA
Proteins encoded in this region:
- a CDS encoding NusA N-terminal domain-containing protein → MKSDFLLAITQLSAEKNLPSEVVVAAVEQALVSAYRKDNFAANQNISVKINPSSGKVQVWAEKAVVEKPVDSRSEVSLTEARRIKPDAEIGDVVVVEATPHNAGRIAAQTA